A single genomic interval of Pseudorca crassidens isolate mPseCra1 chromosome 19, mPseCra1.hap1, whole genome shotgun sequence harbors:
- the CHCT1 gene encoding CHD1 helical C-terminal domain containing protein 1, giving the protein MEALDGHGGEGHQPLEKGTDGPCLEGSSSTIPARDSLVCQAKGLDKDTFKICKECLRPLKKFLRRLHPPRDLPQEKKLKYMKQSLVVLGDHINTFLQHYCRAWEVKHWRKKLWRFVSLFSELEAKQLYRLYKYIKNSQTAKFPVAFYPLDIPESSLPANKEDSLPKLCTAWGLHSHLSAMKERLSKMHAPGCQVSLLGELRAEGHGRRGSLRKLPQQPKLKRKRIKEAPETPETCPQEYPAGAEGRLALDPRALVPEGMGDQ; this is encoded by the exons ATGGAAGCCTTAGATGGACACGGGGGTGAAGGGCACCAGCCACTAGAGAAG GGGACGGATGGACCCTGCTTAGAGGGGAGCTCCAGCACCATCCCTGCCAGAGACTCACTTGTGTGCCAGGCCAAGGGCCTGGACAAGGACACCTTCAAAATT TGTAAAGAATGTTTAAGGCCGCTGAAGAAGTTCCTGCGAAGGTTGCACCCACCGAGGGACCTTCCCCAGGAGAAGAAGCTAAAGTACATGAAGCAGAGCCTGGTGGTCCTAGGGGACCACATCAACACCTTTCTGCAGCACTACTGCCGAGCCTGGGAAGTCAAGCACTGGAGGAA GAAGCTCTGGAGATTTGTCTCCCTCTTCTCAGAACTGGAGGCGAAGCAGCTTTACAGGCTCTACAAGTATATCAAGAACAGCCAGACGGCCAAGTTCCCG GTAGCCTTCTACCCTTTGGACATCCCGGAGAGCTCCTTGCCTGCCAACAAGGAGGACAGTCTGCCCAAGCTCTGCACTGCCTGGGGGCTGCACAGTCACCTCAGTGCCATGAAGGAGAGGCTGTCCAAGATGCATGCCCCGGGCTGCCAGGTCTCCCTGCTCGGGGAGCTGAGAGCTGAGGGCCACGGCAGGAGAG GTTCTttaaggaaacttcctcaacaaCCAAAACTCAAGAGAAAGAGGATTAAGGAAGCCCCAGAAACTCCAGAGACCTGCCCACAAGAATACCCAGCTGGGGCAGAGGGCCGGCTCGccctggatcccagagcacttgtACCTGAGGGCATGGGGGACCAATGA